The Streptomyces sp. NBC_00483 genome contains the following window.
CCCGTACGAGATCCGAGTAGACGCCCGCGACCCTGCTCTCGATGTCCGCGGCGAGCCGAGCCGCCGCCGACGAGTCGGGCACCGGGAACGGCAGCGCGTACGCCCCCGCGGACTCCTCGGGATTGCCGCCCAAGTCGCGCACCGTGCGCCGCAGTTCGTCGCGGCGGGCGCGATGCGCGTCGTACGCGTCCCTGGCCCGGCCCCTGCGGTCCTCGCCGATCCGGCCGCCGACCACCCCGTAGCCGTACACCGCCGCGTGCTCGGCGCGCAGCGCCGCCTGCACCGCCCCGAGCAGCTCGTTCTCGCTGTTGTCCGAGCTCATTTCCGTCCGTCCTCCGACAGCAGATACGCGTGCCCTGCCCCGGCCGCCGCCACCGACGCGAGCAGCCGTGCCAGCTCACCGGGGGCGTCCACGAGCGCGGACATCCGGCGGTCCGAGAGCCGCTGCTCGGCCACCGAGAGCGCCTTGAGGATGTCCTTCTCGGAGGCCGGCGCCGCGGCCGACTTCCCGCCCGGGGGCGCCGCGGCGCCCGAAGGCCGACGGGCCCCGCCGAACGCCTTCAGGTGCCGCTCGACCTCGGCCCGCAGCGGGTTCAGCCGCTCCGCGAGCGCCGGACGGGCCGACACCGCCCGGTCGTACTGGCCGAGGAGGTCCGAGCTCTCCCGCGCCGCCTGCGTCCGCAGCCGCTTCTCCTGTGCCGCGGCGGGCGCCCCGCTGCCACCGTCGGCGCCGCCTTCGGCGTCCGAGCAGCCGGTCAGCAGCGCGGCCCCGGCCAGCGAGGCGAGCAGAGTCCTACGACGTGGCCCGGAGCGGGCGAGAGGGGGCAGCGGCACGGCAGGCGTCCTCAGGGGCGAAGAGGCGGGAGGAGAGGGTGCTTTCAGGGAGGCGGCTACTTGATCGGAACTGATCAGGTCCGACCGAGGGGGAGTGGCGGTGATCACCGTACCGTCGCCCTCGCACGGGTGGACGGCAACACCCCCCTGGACCGGATACCCTTTGAGCTGACGCGCAAGGAAAGTCAGTAACCACAACAGCACACGCGGCCGAGGAGTCACCCGGATGAGCACCACCCAGAACGAGAGGCTGCGGGAACTACTGGAACCGCTCGTCACCTCACAGGGGCTCGAACTCGAAGAGATCGAAGTGGCCTCGGTCGGACGCAAGCGTGTGCTGCGCGTCGTCGTCGACTCCGACGAGGGCGCCGACCTGGACGTGATCGCCGATGTGAGCCGCGCGCTCTCGGCGAAGCTCGACGAGACCGACGCCATGGGCGAGGGCGAGTACGAACTCGAGGTCGGAACGCCCGGCGCCGAGCGCCCCCTCACCGAGCACCGTCACTACGTCCGCGCGACGGACCGCCTCGTGAAGTTCCAGCTGAACGACGAATCCGAGCTGGTCGCGCGCATCATCAAGGTCGACGACGACGGCCTCGACCTGGAAGTACCGGGAGTGAAGGGGCGCAAGCCGACCTCCCGAAGGCTCGCCTTCGCGGACATCGCCAAGGCGCGGGTCCAGGTCGAGTTCAACCGCAAGAACAAGAACGACGCCGACGACAACGACAACGAAGAGGAGGCGTAGCCGTGGACATCGACATGAGTGCCCTGCGTGGGCTGGTCCGGGAGAAGGAGATCTCCTTCGATCTGCTGGTAGAAGCGATCGAGTCGGCTCTCCTCATCGCCTACCACCGCACCGACGGAAGCTTCCGCCACGCGCGCGTGCGGCTCGACCGCGAGAGCGGCCACGTCACGGTCTGGGCGAAGGAGGACCCGTCGGACCTCGAAGAGGGCCAGGAGCCCAAGGAGTTCGACGACACCCCCTCCGACTTCGGCCGGATCGCCGCCACCACCGCGAAGCAGGTCATCCTGCAGCGGCTGCGCGACGCCGAGGACGACGCGACGCTCGGCGAGTACGCGGGCCGCGAGGGCGACATCGTGATGGGCCAGGTCCAGCAGGGCCGCGACCCGAAGAACGTGCTGGTCGACATCGGCAAGCTGGAAGCCATCCTGCCGGTGCAGGAGCAGGTTCCCGGCGAGGAGTACCCGCACGGCCTGCGGCTGCGCTCGTACGTCGTGCGCGTCGCCAAGGGCGTCCGCGGCCCGTCCGTGACCCTGTCCCGTACGCACCCGAACCTCGTGAAGAAGCTCTTCTCGCTCGAGGTGCCGGAGATCGCCGACGGCAGCGTCGAGATCTGCGCCATCGCCCGCGAGGCCGGCCACCGTTCGAAGATCGCCGTGCGCTCCACCCGGAGCGGGCTCAACGCCAAGGGCGCCTGCATCGGCCCGATGGGCGGCCGTGTGCGCAATGTCATGGGCGAGCTCAACGGCGAGAAGATCGACATCGTCGACTGGTCCGATGACCCGGCCGAGATGGTGGCCAACGCGCTGTCCCCGGCCCGTGTCTCCAAGGTCGAGATCGTGGACCTCGCGGCCCGCTCGGCCCGCGTGACGGTGCCCGACTACCAGCTCTCCCTTGCCATCGGCAAGGAGGGGCAGAACGCCCGGCTCGCGGCCCGGCTCACCGGCTGGCGCATCGACATCCGCCCGGACACCGAGCAGGCCGACGCCCCCGAGGGTGCTCCCGAAGGGGAATAAATCCGAGCGCTCGGCGCTTGGATCACGACAGTATGTGACGAGCCAACCGTTCGATCTTTGCCCCAAAGGGGTGAGGTCGATACGGGGAGGTAGACTTAACCGTGTCTGGTCGGACGCATGCCCGCGCATGCCCTGAGCGAACCTGCGTGGGATGCCGGGAGCGAGCGGCCAAGAGCGAACTGCTGCGGATCGTGGTGATCGAGGGCCAATGCGTCCCCGATGATCGCGGTACGCTGCCCGGCCGGGGTGCGTACGTGCATCCCGCCCTGGCCTGTCTTGACCTGGCGGTCCGCCGCCGGGCGTTTCAGAGGGCTTATCGGGCCCCTGGACCGTTCGACACGGCGGCCCTGCGCCACCGCGTCGAGCAGGCAACACCGTAAGAAGCGCCGCACGGAACCCCCGTGCGGCCCTGGTATTCCGCGAGTTGGAAGTAGGTCGAGATTGCGATGAGCACTCGATGAGCACGCGATGAGTACGCCCATGAAGTAGCGACGGTCCGGCGTAACCCGGACCTAAAAGGAGCGAAGTGGCTAAGGTCCGGGTATACGAACTCGCCAAGGAGTTCGGAGTGGAGAGCAAGGTCGTCATGGCCAAGCTCCAAGAACTCGGTGAATTCGTACGTTCGGCGTCCTCGACCATCGAGGCGCCGGTTGTACGCAAGTTGACTGACGCCCTGAATCAGGGCACCAACGGCGCGGCCAAGAAGCCCGCCGCCAAGAAGGACGCGCCTGCGAAGCCCGCGGCGCCGCGTCCCACCCCCTCTCCCGCGCAGGCCGCCAAGCCTGCCGCTCCGCGTCCGGGCCCGGCTGCGCCGAAGCCCGCCGCCGCGGAGACGCCGGCTGCGGAGAAGCCCGCCGTGGAGACGCCCGCTGCGGAGAAGCCGGCCGCCCCGGCCGCTCCGGCGGCCCCGGGTCCGCGGCCGACGCCCGGCCCGAAGCCGGCTCCGAAGCCCGCTTCCCCGGCGCCCAGCACGCCGGAGTTCCAGGCTCCCGCCGCCTCGCAGGCCCCCGCGGCCCCGAAGCCCGGCAGCCAGGCCGCTCCGCGCCCCGGCGCCCCGAAGCCCGGTGGCCGTCCGGCCCCCGGTCAGGACCGTGGTCAGGGTGGTCAGGGTGGCCAGCGCGGTGACCGTGGCGACCGTCAGGGCGCCCCGCGTCCCGGCGGCCAGGGCCAGCGTCCCGGTGGCGCCCGTCCCTCGGGCCCGCGTCCGGGCAACAACCCCTTCACCTCTGGTGGCTCCACCGGCATGGCGCGCCCGCAGGCGCCCCGTCCGGGCGGCGCCCCGCGTCCCGGCGGCCAGGGTGCCCCGGGCGGTCCGCGCCCGCAGGGCGGCGGCCAGGGTGGCGGCCAGGGTGGCCCCCGTCCGCAGGGTCAGGGCGGCAACCGTCCGAGCCCGGGCAGCATGCCCCGTCCGCAGGCCGGCGGCGCCGGTGCGGCCGGTCCGCGTCCCGGTGGCGGCGGCAACCGTCCGAACCCCGGCATGATGCCGCAGCGTCCCGCTGCGGGCCCGCGTCCGGGTCCGGGTGGCGGCGGCGGTCGCGGTGGTCCCGGCGGCGGCGGTCGTCCGGGTGGCGGCGGCGGTGGCGGTCGTCCCGGCTTCGCCGGTCGTCCCGGTGGTCCCGGTGGCGGTGGCGGCGGCTTCGCCGGTCGTCCCGGTGGTCCGGGCGGTGGCGGCGGCGGTCGTCCCGGCGGCTTCGCCGGTCGTCCCGGTGGCGGTCGTCCCGGTGGTCCCGGTGCCCGTGGTGGCACGCAGGGTGCGTTCGGTCGTCCCGGCGGGCCCGCCCGTCGTGGTCGCAAGTCGAAGCGTCAGAGGCGCCAGGAGTACGAGGCCATGCAGGCCCCGTCGGTGGGCGGCGTCATGCTGCCTCGCGGCAACGGCGCCACGGTGCGTCTGTCGCGCGGTGCTTCCCTCACCGACTTCGCCGAGAAGATCAACGCCAATCCGGCGTCGCTCGTCGGCGTGATGATGAACCTCGGCGAGATGGTCACTGCCACGCAGTCCGTCTCCGACGAGACGCTGAAGCTCCTCGCGGACGAGATGAACTTCGTCCTCGAGATCGTCAGCCCCGAGGAGGAGGACCGCGAGCTGCTCGAGTCCTTCGACATCGAGTTCGGCGAGGACGAGGGTGGCGAGGAGTTCCTCGTCGCGCGTCCGCCGGTCGTGACCGTCATGGGTCACGTCGACCACGGTAAGACCCGCCTCCTCGACACGATCCGCAAGACGAACGTCATCGCGGGTGAGGCCGGCGGCATCACGCAGCACATTGGTGCGTACCAGGTCGGTGCCGAGGTCAACGGCGAAGAGCGCCGTATCACCTTCATCGACACCCCGGGTCACGAGGCGTTCACCGCCATGCGTGCCCGTGGTGCGAAGTCGACCGACATCGCGATCCTCGTGGTGGCGGCCAACGACGGCGTCATGCCCCAGACGATCGAGGCGTTGAACCACGCCAAGGCCGCCGAGGTCCCGATCGTCGTCGCGGTCAACAAGATCGACGTCGAGGGTGCCGACCCGACCAAGGTGCGCGGTCAGCTCACCGAGTTCGGGCTGGTGGCCGAGGAGTACGGCGGCGAGACCATGTTCGTCGACATCTCCGCCAAGCAGGGCGAGAACATCGAAGCCCTGCTCGAGGCCGTGGTCCTGACCGCGGACGCCTCGCTCGACCTGCGGGCAAACCCGGAGCAGGACGCGCAGGGCATCGCGATCGAGTCCCACCTCGACAAGGGCCGCGGCGCCGTCTCGACGGTCCTGGTCCAGCGCGGCACGCTGCGCATCGGCGACACGATGGTCGTCGGCGACGCGTACGGCCGTGTCCGCGCCATGCTCGACGACAACGGGAACAACGTGCAGGAAGCGGGTCCCTCGACCCCCGTCCTCGTGCTCGGTCTCACCAACGTCCCGGGTGCCGGCGACAGCTTCCTGGTGGTGGACGAGGACCGTACGGCCCGTCAGATCGCCGAGAAGCGTGCCGCTCGTGAGCGCAACGCCAACTTCGCTCGCCGCGGTATCAGGTTCTCCCTGGAGAACCTGGACGAGGCCCTCAAGGCCGGTCTGGTGCAGGAACTCAACCTCATCATCAAGGGCGACGCGTCCGGTTCGGTGGAGGCTCTCGAGTCCTCGCTGCTCCAGCTCGACGTCGGCGAAGAGGTCGACATCCGCGTCCTGCACCGCGGTGTCGGTGCGGTCACGGAGTCGGACATCGACCTGGCCATGGGCTCGGACGCCATCGTCATCGGCTTCAACGTCCGTGCGGCCGGTCGTGCCGCGCAGATGGCCGAGCGCGAGGGTGTCGACGTCCGGTACTACTCGGTGATCTACCAGGCCATCGAGGAGATCGAGGCGGCCCTCAAGGGCATGCTCAAGCCGGAGTACGAAGAGGTCGAGCTCGGCACGGCGGAGATCCGCGAGGTCTTCAAGTCGTCCAAGCTGGGCAACATCGCGGGTGTTCTCATCCGCTCCGGCGAGGTCAAGCGCAACACGAAGGCGCGACTCCTCCGCGACAACAAGGTCATCGCGGAGAGCCTCAACATCGTGGGCCTGCGTCGCTTCAAGGACGACGTCACCGAGATCCGCGAAGGGTTCGAGGGCGGTATCAACCTCGGCAACTTCAACGACATCAAGGTCGACGACGTCATCGCGACGTACGAGATGCGCGAGAAGCCGCGCGTCTGAGCTTGATCAGCGATCGGGGCCGGTCGACGGGACTTATTTCCGTCGATCGGCCCCGGCCGTTGCGTGTACCGTTCCCGTATCGGTGGCCGGAAGCGGTCGCCCATACGACCCCGGACCGGCGGGACATCCGGACACACATGTATGTGGGGACTCTGTCCTTCGATCTGCTCCTCGGCGACGTCCACTCGCTGAAGGAGAAGCGCTCCCTCGTCCGTCCGATCGTGGCCGAGCTGCACCGCAAGTACGCGGTGAGCGTCGCGGAGACGGGCAACCAGAACCTCCATCGCAGGGCCGAGATCGGGCTCGCGGTGGTTTCCGGGGACACCGGCCACCTGACCGACGTACTGGACCGCTGTGAGCGGCTCGTCGCCGGGCGGCCCGAAGTGGAACTGCTCTCGGTTCGACGCAGGCTCCACAGCGACGAAGACTGAAGCAACAAGCAAGTAAGCACTTAAAAGGAGACGGACCAGTGGCCGACAACGCGCGCGCCAAGAGGCTGGCGGACCTCATTCGAGAGGTGGTGGCCCAGAAGCTGCAGCGTGGGATCAAGGACCCGCGGGTCGGCTCCCACATCACCATCACCGACACCCGTGTGACGGGCGACCTCCGGGAAGCCACCGTCTTCTACACGGTGTACGGGAGCGACGAGGAGCGGGCCGAGGCGGCCGCCGGTCTGGAGAGCGCCAAGGGCGTCCTGCGCTCGGCGGTCGGTCAGGCGGCCGGTGTGAAGTTCACGCCGACCCTGGCCTTCGTCGCGGACGCCCTGCCGGAGAACGCCCGCACCATCGAGGACCTCCTCGACCGGGCCCGGCAGTCCGACGAGCAGGTGCGCGAGGCCTCCGCCGGCGCCGATTTCGCCGGCGGCGCGGACCCGTACAGGAAGCCCGAGGACGATGCCGACGACGCCTCCGAGAAGGACGGCGAAGCCTGAGCATGTCCGACCGCACCCCTCCGCCCGACGGGCTTGTCATCGTCGACAAGCCGTCGGGCTTCACTTCGCACGACGTCGTGGCCAAGATGCGCGGGATCGCCAGGACCCGCAAGGTCGGCCACGCGGGCACCCTCGACCCGATGGCGACGGGTGTGCTCGTGCTCGGCGTCGAGCGCGCCACCAAGCTCCTCGGCCATCTCGCGCTGACCGAGAAGGAGTACCTGGGCACGATCAGGCTCGGGCAGAACACGCTCACGGACGACGCGGAGGGCGAGCTCATCTCGTCCACCGACGCGTCCGGGGTGCGGCGCGAGGCCATCGACGCGGGCATCGCCAAGCTGAGCGGCGACATCATGCAGGTGCCGTCGAAGGTCAGCGCCATCAAGATCAACGGTGTCCGCAGCTACAAGCGGGCCCGCGAGG
Protein-coding sequences here:
- a CDS encoding ferritin-like domain-containing protein; this encodes MSSDNSENELLGAVQAALRAEHAAVYGYGVVGGRIGEDRRGRARDAYDAHRARRDELRRTVRDLGGNPEESAGAYALPFPVPDSSAAARLAADIESRVAGVYSDLVRAASGERRRSAADALREAAVRAVRWGGGSVAFPGLSERAAAPSASSPPPEDPST
- the rimP gene encoding ribosome maturation factor RimP, giving the protein MSTTQNERLRELLEPLVTSQGLELEEIEVASVGRKRVLRVVVDSDEGADLDVIADVSRALSAKLDETDAMGEGEYELEVGTPGAERPLTEHRHYVRATDRLVKFQLNDESELVARIIKVDDDGLDLEVPGVKGRKPTSRRLAFADIAKARVQVEFNRKNKNDADDNDNEEEA
- the nusA gene encoding transcription termination factor NusA; its protein translation is MDIDMSALRGLVREKEISFDLLVEAIESALLIAYHRTDGSFRHARVRLDRESGHVTVWAKEDPSDLEEGQEPKEFDDTPSDFGRIAATTAKQVILQRLRDAEDDATLGEYAGREGDIVMGQVQQGRDPKNVLVDIGKLEAILPVQEQVPGEEYPHGLRLRSYVVRVAKGVRGPSVTLSRTHPNLVKKLFSLEVPEIADGSVEICAIAREAGHRSKIAVRSTRSGLNAKGACIGPMGGRVRNVMGELNGEKIDIVDWSDDPAEMVANALSPARVSKVEIVDLAARSARVTVPDYQLSLAIGKEGQNARLAARLTGWRIDIRPDTEQADAPEGAPEGE
- a CDS encoding YlxR family protein, coding for MSGRTHARACPERTCVGCRERAAKSELLRIVVIEGQCVPDDRGTLPGRGAYVHPALACLDLAVRRRAFQRAYRAPGPFDTAALRHRVEQATP
- the infB gene encoding translation initiation factor IF-2, which encodes MAKVRVYELAKEFGVESKVVMAKLQELGEFVRSASSTIEAPVVRKLTDALNQGTNGAAKKPAAKKDAPAKPAAPRPTPSPAQAAKPAAPRPGPAAPKPAAAETPAAEKPAVETPAAEKPAAPAAPAAPGPRPTPGPKPAPKPASPAPSTPEFQAPAASQAPAAPKPGSQAAPRPGAPKPGGRPAPGQDRGQGGQGGQRGDRGDRQGAPRPGGQGQRPGGARPSGPRPGNNPFTSGGSTGMARPQAPRPGGAPRPGGQGAPGGPRPQGGGQGGGQGGPRPQGQGGNRPSPGSMPRPQAGGAGAAGPRPGGGGNRPNPGMMPQRPAAGPRPGPGGGGGRGGPGGGGRPGGGGGGGRPGFAGRPGGPGGGGGGFAGRPGGPGGGGGGRPGGFAGRPGGGRPGGPGARGGTQGAFGRPGGPARRGRKSKRQRRQEYEAMQAPSVGGVMLPRGNGATVRLSRGASLTDFAEKINANPASLVGVMMNLGEMVTATQSVSDETLKLLADEMNFVLEIVSPEEEDRELLESFDIEFGEDEGGEEFLVARPPVVTVMGHVDHGKTRLLDTIRKTNVIAGEAGGITQHIGAYQVGAEVNGEERRITFIDTPGHEAFTAMRARGAKSTDIAILVVAANDGVMPQTIEALNHAKAAEVPIVVAVNKIDVEGADPTKVRGQLTEFGLVAEEYGGETMFVDISAKQGENIEALLEAVVLTADASLDLRANPEQDAQGIAIESHLDKGRGAVSTVLVQRGTLRIGDTMVVGDAYGRVRAMLDDNGNNVQEAGPSTPVLVLGLTNVPGAGDSFLVVDEDRTARQIAEKRAARERNANFARRGIRFSLENLDEALKAGLVQELNLIIKGDASGSVEALESSLLQLDVGEEVDIRVLHRGVGAVTESDIDLAMGSDAIVIGFNVRAAGRAAQMAEREGVDVRYYSVIYQAIEEIEAALKGMLKPEYEEVELGTAEIREVFKSSKLGNIAGVLIRSGEVKRNTKARLLRDNKVIAESLNIVGLRRFKDDVTEIREGFEGGINLGNFNDIKVDDVIATYEMREKPRV
- a CDS encoding DUF503 domain-containing protein, translated to MYVGTLSFDLLLGDVHSLKEKRSLVRPIVAELHRKYAVSVAETGNQNLHRRAEIGLAVVSGDTGHLTDVLDRCERLVAGRPEVELLSVRRRLHSDED
- the rbfA gene encoding 30S ribosome-binding factor RbfA, yielding MADNARAKRLADLIREVVAQKLQRGIKDPRVGSHITITDTRVTGDLREATVFYTVYGSDEERAEAAAGLESAKGVLRSAVGQAAGVKFTPTLAFVADALPENARTIEDLLDRARQSDEQVREASAGADFAGGADPYRKPEDDADDASEKDGEA